The stretch of DNA AATGTGAACAAAATGCCTATTTTATTTATGCCCCACCGGGGAGTACCCCCCTTCGGGAAAATTTTGCTTTACTAAAAGAAAGTTATGCCGATACCGATGCATATCAACTTATAAAATCGAAATGCAAATATTTTGAAGCTTATGTAGCTAAGTAATGATAAAACAAATTACCTATGAAAAAACTACACCTACTCATGATGATGTTCTGTCTGATGGCAGTTCAATGCGACCACTTCCCTACGTTTGCCCTAGGAGAACCTTTTACGCTAAAAATTGGAGAAAAGAAGGTCGACAGTCAAAACAAAGATCTGCTCGTTCATTTTAACAAGGTCAAACAAGATTCACGCTGCCCTAAAGGCGTCAATTGTGTTTGGGAAGGAGAAGTAGTGGCAGAGTTAGTATTGGGTAAATTAGGAAAAGATACCTTGGAATTAACTTTCCGTCCAGGGCGGGAAAAAGCAGCAGTAGGACGGGCAATGGGCCATCATTTTCGTTTCCAGGAAGTAAAGCCCTATCCCGAAAAAGGGGTAGCGCTAAAAGCAGAGGATTATATTATCACTTTAGAGGTTAAGGCAGAATAGCATAGGATATAAAAAAAGGAGGCAATCACTTGTAGTGATCGCCTCTTGTATAACCCCAAAAAACCAAATGAAAACTATCGTTATATATCTTTATTCAAATTGAAGCGTTTGGAAACGCTGAAAGTATTAAAGCTAATTAAGATTGACTGTGCACGCACCAATTGCAATCTTATTCCTCTTCAACACTATGCAAAGAAATAGAATATTTTTGAAAAAATGCCATTTTTTATTCCTTTTTATTGCTAAATAAAATAAAAAATAGTTTAACCCTTGCTTTTAGGAATAGTAAGGGCTTAAAAACTAAATCCTATCGAGGCCTGAAAACTTAAGTTTGGGTCTTTATCTGCACGTGTAACAAAGGTTTGCTGCGTATCTAATCGCACGTTTGAAATATCTGCTGCTGTTTTTGTTACATCATTTAATCCGTAATTGGCCCTAAACCCAAGGTACAAGCCTCTATTCAAATAAAAACCTATTCCCCCAACTAGTCCAAAATCAAGTCGGTTGAATAAAGATTCATCGCCACTTTTCTGTAAATAATAAGCACCTATTGTTGAAGGTATATCAATTTGAGATCCTCCTATCGCTACTTTTTTGGTAATATCGGTCTTGGCTTCCCCTGGCTTATCACTAAAATAGTTATGATCCAGGGTGACCGTAAATAAACCAATTGTAGAACCATTCAGGGTTTGACCATTGAAGGTCGTCTCTCCGGTTCCGCGTGCAGAAATCATAACCGCAGCGTTCAGGCCTCCTGACACTTCAACCCTCCCCAGTTTCAGATAAGCCATCACTGGAAGGTCAACATATGTATTAGAAATTTTCAAATCGGTAATTCTCGTTCCAACCCCAATGAGCGGTGTATTACCTGTAGGGTTAAATATCCAATAGGATTGGCCATCAAAACTGTAATCTGTTCCTTTTTGGCTATATAATAATTCTGCTCTAAACCCAAAATTATCCGTCAATTTCAGGTTAAAAGCGGCACCAATGTGGAACCCGGTATTAAAACCAAAGTCCTCCACAGCTTCACCACTGTTGTCTGTTTCGATTTCACCTGAAAAGGTGGAAAAATTAAGCCCAGCCTTAAATCCACCAGAAAAGCTTTGGCTCCATCCGGCACTACTCCCGATTAGAAGTAGAAACAATAGGGAAAAAATCCGATTCATGCATTTTTTTTTTGTTCTCCGACAATTTTGGTGTTCTGGAATCGAGGGAAAGTAAAATGCGCAGCTTTTTATTGTCGCTTTAACTGTCACGTTCCTTTGACCACAAAAATTACCTGAGAAGTTTCTTTTCGATATATAAATGCTAAGAGTTTGTTTGGGGGTCAACCCTTTATTAACCTTCAAACAAGCTCTAAAACGCCTAAATTATAGAGTCCCTTCCAAGCAAATTCGGTTGGTCGCAACTTCTCTTTTTTCTTTCGATCATTTTTCAGCCCTTAAAGGTAATAGAAAAATAGTTTTAGATATCGATATCAATTTCCAAATAAACTGGGCAATGATCAGAATGCATAGCATCCGTCAAATGATAAGTTTCTTTCAACTGCCCCTTCAAATTATCCGTGACCGACTGGTAATCAATCCGCCACCCTTTGTTTTTTGAACGGGCACTAGCGCGGTAACTCCACCAACTGTATTCGATTTTATCAGGATGGAGAAAACGATAGCTATCCACAAAACCATTGTCAAACCATTTACTCATCCACGCCCGCTCCTCTGGCAAAAATCCAGAGCTTTTTTTGTTTCCTACTGGATCATGGATATCTATGGCTTCATGTGCAATATTGTAATCACCCAAAATTAATAACTGTGGCCGCTCCTGTCGCAATACCTTTACCCAATCAAAAAAATCATCAAGGAAAGTCATCTTAAATGCCTGTCGCTCATCGCCCGAAGTACCGGAAGGAAAATAGCAATTCAAAACGCTCAATTCGCCAAAATCTGTACGTATGATCCGACCCTCGCGATCATATTTTTCAATTCCGCAACCCTTCACCACCCGATCAGGGGCCATTTTGGAAAAAGTTGCTACACCACTATATCCTTTCTTTTCGGCTGAATACCAGTGATGGTGATACCCCAGGGATTCAAAGGGCTCCGTATCAAGCTGATCCAATTGGGCTTTGGTTTCCTGCACACAGAAAATATCGTAATCCCCTTCCTTAAGCCATGCGATCAAGCCTTTGTTCAGTGCCGCTCTTATCCCATTGACATTATACGAAACAATTCTTTTACTCATTATGCTATTTTATACCGTTCATTCTTAACCAACCTAGCTTTCTTTATTCAAAGCGGTCTACTACCGTCACCCCGACTCCGTGATAAGTGTCCATTTTCGGCAGTGCAATAATGGCCTCTTCCAAACAAATCGTGCGGCCAATCAATTTTTCAGGTTTTAGCAAACCCTTATTGATCATATCCAACATACGGGGGTATTCATAGGCTTGCATCCCGTGACTGCCAAGTATTTCCAATTCATTTGCGACCACTTTATCCATAGGTATCTTTGGATGTTTATGATCTCCCACCATTAACCCAACCTGAATGTGTTTGCCTCGTTTGCGAAGGTTTGCAATGGAATTGAAGCAGGTTTCCTGGCTGCCAAGGGCATCTACAGAGACCTGCACCCCTCCATGACTAATGTCCTTGATCGCCGCTACCGGTTGATCTATGACCAAAGGATTGAGCGTTGCGATGGCACCCAGGGATTTAGCCAGCTCCAATTGTCGGGGATTGATGTCGACTGCAATAACGTTTGCACCCAAAGCATGGGCAATCATAATAGCCGAAAGCCCTACCCCTCCGCAACCATGGATGGCGACCCAGTCGCCGCCTTTGACCCTTCCCTGCGCAACAATCGACCGGAAAGCAGTACTAAATCGACAGCCCAAACTGGCAGCAGTCACAAAATTCATTTCTTCGGGCAAGCGAACGAGGTTGATGTCGGCATATTCTATAGCGACAAACTGCGCGAAGGCCCCCCAATGGGTAAAGCCAGGCTGAAATTGCTCATCACATACCTGGTGGTTGCCAGAAAGGCATTGGGGACAATGTCCACAACCACCAACAAATGGCAAAGTTACACGATCGTCAATTTGCCAACGAGATACATTGGCGCCCTTTTCCACAATAACCCCCGCCAATTCATGGCCAGGCACATGAGGAGGCGTAATATCGGGATCGTTGCCCATCCACCCGTGCCAATCACTCCGACAAAGTCCGGTGGCTTCTACCCTTAAAACAACGCCTTGAGGGCTGGGAATAGGATCAGGAACAGATTGTATACGGAGAGGCTCACGGAAGTTATCGTAGAGGATGGCTTGCATAATCGGTTGTTGGCGTAAAAGGTTTTAAATGTTAGATTGATCCAAGAATTAAAGATAAGGGAATATATATAAAGACAATTGTTTGGGCGCAGAAAACATTTTACTGTTTCAACTTAGGGCATCATCCGTTCTTTTCTTTTCCCATTCCCAAGCAGTTGACATGATGTCTTCAATCGAATACTTCGGCGCCCAGCCCAACAAATTGATAGCTTTAGTTGCATTGGCATAAATGGCGATCACATCGCCTGGTCGCCTTGGCCCTATATGATAATTTAAACTTTGCCTCGTAACTTTTTTGAATGCGTTCACGGCTTCTAAAACCGATACGCCTTCTCCTATTCCTAAATTGAATACTTCATAGTTGGTTTTGTTCTTTGCAGCAATCAGGTATTCTAGCGCCTTGGTATGGGCATTGGCTAGGTCCATGACGTGAATGTAATCGCGGATACAACTGCCATCACGTGTAGCGTAATCATCGCCAAAAACGATCATCTCTTTTCGTTTCCCAATGGCCGTTTCGGTGATGACCGGCACTAGGTTGGATGCCGGGTTAATCGGCGACTCGCCTAGCAATACACTGGGGTGTGCACCACTGGGGTTGAAATACCGGAGGGCAACAAAGCCAGCACTGGTCTGCTTTTTGGCAAAATCCTGGATAATTTGCTCTCCGATTTGCTTGGTCCGCCCATAGGGAGATTCCGCCTCCTGAAAAGGCGTTTCCTCTGT from Saprospiraceae bacterium encodes:
- a CDS encoding zinc-dependent alcohol dehydrogenase family protein — its product is MQAILYDNFREPLRIQSVPDPIPSPQGVVLRVEATGLCRSDWHGWMGNDPDITPPHVPGHELAGVIVEKGANVSRWQIDDRVTLPFVGGCGHCPQCLSGNHQVCDEQFQPGFTHWGAFAQFVAIEYADINLVRLPEEMNFVTAASLGCRFSTAFRSIVAQGRVKGGDWVAIHGCGGVGLSAIMIAHALGANVIAVDINPRQLELAKSLGAIATLNPLVIDQPVAAIKDISHGGVQVSVDALGSQETCFNSIANLRKRGKHIQVGLMVGDHKHPKIPMDKVVANELEILGSHGMQAYEYPRMLDMINKGLLKPEKLIGRTICLEEAIIALPKMDTYHGVGVTVVDRFE
- a CDS encoding exodeoxyribonuclease III gives rise to the protein MSKRIVSYNVNGIRAALNKGLIAWLKEGDYDIFCVQETKAQLDQLDTEPFESLGYHHHWYSAEKKGYSGVATFSKMAPDRVVKGCGIEKYDREGRIIRTDFGELSVLNCYFPSGTSGDERQAFKMTFLDDFFDWVKVLRQERPQLLILGDYNIAHEAIDIHDPVGNKKSSGFLPEERAWMSKWFDNGFVDSYRFLHPDKIEYSWWSYRASARSKNKGWRIDYQSVTDNLKGQLKETYHLTDAMHSDHCPVYLEIDIDI
- the galE gene encoding UDP-glucose 4-epimerase GalE, with translation MKVLVTGGCGYIGSHTIVDLIANGFEVVSVDSLVNSSEETLKGVKAITGKAVQNYVVDLCDLAATRQLFLDHPDINGIIHFAALKFVGESVAQPLLYFKNNLNSLLNILACMEEFGVAHFIFSSSCSVYGNTDVLPVTEETPFQEAESPYGRTKQIGEQIIQDFAKKQTSAGFVALRYFNPSGAHPSVLLGESPINPASNLVPVITETAIGKRKEMIVFGDDYATRDGSCIRDYIHVMDLANAHTKALEYLIAAKNKTNYEVFNLGIGEGVSVLEAVNAFKKVTRQSLNYHIGPRRPGDVIAIYANATKAINLLGWAPKYSIEDIMSTAWEWEKKRTDDALS
- a CDS encoding porin family protein codes for the protein MNRIFSLLFLLLIGSSAGWSQSFSGGFKAGLNFSTFSGEIETDNSGEAVEDFGFNTGFHIGAAFNLKLTDNFGFRAELLYSQKGTDYSFDGQSYWIFNPTGNTPLIGVGTRITDLKISNTYVDLPVMAYLKLGRVEVSGGLNAAVMISARGTGETTFNGQTLNGSTIGLFTVTLDHNYFSDKPGEAKTDITKKVAIGGSQIDIPSTIGAYYLQKSGDESLFNRLDFGLVGGIGFYLNRGLYLGFRANYGLNDVTKTAADISNVRLDTQQTFVTRADKDPNLSFQASIGFSF